Within the Pseudostreptobacillus hongkongensis genome, the region ATATTTCCGGAAAAATTTCTTTTAATTTTTTAACATTTTCTTGAACTAAATCCATACTTGTTCCATTTAATTTTTCCATTTTTCACTCCCTCTTTATTTTTATCATTTCAATTTTTCTTCAATTTCTT harbors:
- a CDS encoding site-specific DNA-methyltransferase (Type III DNA modification enzyme) — encoded protein: MEKLNGTSMDLVQENVKKLKEIFPEIFIEERIDFNLLRQIILGGGTRFRGF